The genomic segment TTAAATCTTTTGGTATAGCACCATTTGTTTTTACAGGTAATCTATGGTGAAGTCCTCCTGTTATTCTTACAGTTGAAGTTATAACTCTTTTTGGAGCTACTAACTCTTCTTTTGCATATTCAGCTCCTCTAGGACATGTATTTCCAGTAACATCTAAAGTATCAGTATCTATAGTTAAATGACATCCCATTGGACAAACAATACATATCATTTCTTTTTTCATTATTTATCCCCTCCTACAAGTTCTACCACAATTTCTTTACCTTTTATAGTTTCTAATTTAGCTTTAGGAATTATTATTTTTTCCATTTCTCCTGGTGCTACATGAGGTTTTTTAATACTAAATACTACATTTTCTCCATCTCTTACTTGAAGAACCATGTTTTTATAAATATTTCTAACTCTCATGAAAACTTCTAATCCTTTTTCAACATTATTTAATCTAAATTTTTGAGGGACTGTATATCCTATTCCAAATCCATTTTTAAGTTCTACATAATCTCCTGTAGACATATCTCCTTTTATATATTTTGCAGCTGCTTTTCCAGCTTTTCTTGCTTCAGCACTTACGAAGTCTACTAAATCATGTACATGTAATACATTTCCACAAGCAAATATTCCTTCAATATTTGTTTCCATCATTTCATTTACTACAGCTCCAGATGTTCTTCCGTCTATTTCTACTCCTGTAGCTCTTGAAATATCATTTTCAGGAATTAATCCTACTGATAATAATAATGTATCTACTTCATATTCTTTTTCAGTTCCTGGAATTGGTTTTCTATTTTCATCAACTTTAGCTATAACTACTTTTTCTACTCTTTCTTTTCCTTGAATATCAATAACTGTATGGCTTAAATATAAAGGTATATTATAGTCATTTAAACATTGAGCTATATTTCTAGCTAATCCTCCAGAAAATGGCATTAATTCTACAACAGCCTTAACTTCAGCTCCTTCTAATGTCATTCTTCTTGCCATTATAAGTCCAATATCTCCAGAACCTAGAATAAGAACTTTTTTACCAACCATATATCCTTCCATATTTACAAATCTTTGAGCTGCCCCTGCTGTAAATACTCCAGCTGGTCTTTCTCCTGGAATTCCTATAGCTCCTCTAGTTCTTTCTCTACATCCCATAGCTAGTATAACAGCCTTAGCTTCTATTAACATATATCCATCTACACTATTTATAGCATGAACATTTTTGTCTGGAGTTACATCTAAAACCATTGTATCTAATTTAAATTCAATATTCATTTCTTTTAATTGCTCAATAAATCTTCCAGCATATTCAGGTCCTGTTAATTGTTCTTTAAATTCATGTAATCCAAATCCATTATGAATACATTGTTGTAAAATTCCACCTAATTCTTTATCTCTTTCTATAACTAAAATACTTTCTATTCCATTTTTCTTTGCTTCTATTGCTGCTGCTAATCCAGCTGGTCCTCCACCAACTACTACCAAATCATATCTCATTTATATACTCCTCCTATTTAGAAATTTTTGTCTCATTTGTAAGTATGTATGCACCTTTTTTATCTAATACAATTTCATTTAACTCTTTTCCTAATTCTCTAGCTAAAATCTCTTGTACTCTTGGTCCACAGAATCCACCTTGACATCTTCCTGTACCTGGTCTACATCTTTTCTTAACTCCATCTACAGTTTTTGCTCCTACCATTCTATGGATAACATCTACAATTTCTCCCTCTGTTATGCTTTCACATCTACAAATTATTCTTCCATATCTAGGGTCTTTTTTAATTACCTCTGCTTTTTCCTCTGGAGAAAGTTCTATAAAATGAATTTGAGGTTTATTTTGTTTAAATACTTCTTTTTTAGTTGCTCCTAGTTTTTCTACTATCATATTTGCTACATCTAATCCAATTGCTGGAGCTGAAGAAAGTCCTGGTGATTTAGTTCCAGCTATGTTATAGAATCCTTTAGCATCAGAAGCCTCTCCTATTATAAAATCTCCTGTACTAGATTCAGCTCTTATTCCTGTAAAGTTTCTAATACTATCTCTATAGTTTATATTTTCTATTGTTTTAGCTGCTTGTCTTCTTATATCATCTAGTCCATGAGTTGTTGTTCCTACATAATCTCTATCTTCTACATCTTCAGCTGTTGGTCCAACCATTATATTTCCATGAACTGTTCTTGTTACTAATACTCCTTTTCCCATTTCTGTTGGACATTGGAATAAAACACTATTAACTAATTTTCCTTGAACTTTATCAAGAACATAATATTCTCCAATTCTTGGATGAATATCAAAATGTTCTTTACTTACCATATCATTTATTTTATCAGCATAAACACCAGCTGCATTTATAACTATTTTAGTTTCAAACTCTCTTCCATCTTTTAATATTACTTTATATCCTGATTCTAATT from the Fusobacterium perfoetens ATCC 29250 genome contains:
- a CDS encoding NAD(P)/FAD-dependent oxidoreductase → MRYDLVVVGGGPAGLAAAIEAKKNGIESILVIERDKELGGILQQCIHNGFGLHEFKEQLTGPEYAGRFIEQLKEMNIEFKLDTMVLDVTPDKNVHAINSVDGYMLIEAKAVILAMGCRERTRGAIGIPGERPAGVFTAGAAQRFVNMEGYMVGKKVLILGSGDIGLIMARRMTLEGAEVKAVVELMPFSGGLARNIAQCLNDYNIPLYLSHTVIDIQGKERVEKVVIAKVDENRKPIPGTEKEYEVDTLLLSVGLIPENDISRATGVEIDGRTSGAVVNEMMETNIEGIFACGNVLHVHDLVDFVSAEARKAGKAAAKYIKGDMSTGDYVELKNGFGIGYTVPQKFRLNNVEKGLEVFMRVRNIYKNMVLQVRDGENVVFSIKKPHVAPGEMEKIIIPKAKLETIKGKEIVVELVGGDK
- a CDS encoding NAD(P)/FAD-dependent oxidoreductase: MLDVIVIGAGVMGAAVSRELSKYNLKVMVLDKENDVSNGTTKANSAIVHAGYDAKEGTLMAKYNVLGAAMYEELSKEIGAPYKKVGSYVLAFSEEEKKHIETLYERGIKNGVPELKLIGKDEILEKEPNINKNVVGALYAGTAGITGPWEFTIKLLENAALNGTEVLVDAEVVNIEKLESGYKVILKDGREFETKIVINAAGVYADKINDMVSKEHFDIHPRIGEYYVLDKVQGKLVNSVLFQCPTEMGKGVLVTRTVHGNIMVGPTAEDVEDRDYVGTTTHGLDDIRRQAAKTIENINYRDSIRNFTGIRAESSTGDFIIGEASDAKGFYNIAGTKSPGLSSAPAIGLDVANMIVEKLGATKKEVFKQNKPQIHFIELSPEEKAEVIKKDPRYGRIICRCESITEGEIVDVIHRMVGAKTVDGVKKRCRPGTGRCQGGFCGPRVQEILARELGKELNEIVLDKKGAYILTNETKISK
- a CDS encoding DUF1667 domain-containing protein, encoding MKKEMICIVCPMGCHLTIDTDTLDVTGNTCPRGAEYAKEELVAPKRVITSTVRITGGLHHRLPVKTNGAIPKDLNFKCMEELAKVELKSPVKVGDVVIKNVLNTGVDVVACRDM